The following are encoded together in the Bactrocera neohumeralis isolate Rockhampton chromosome 6, APGP_CSIRO_Bneo_wtdbg2-racon-allhic-juicebox.fasta_v2, whole genome shotgun sequence genome:
- the LOC126763513 gene encoding uncharacterized protein LOC126763513, with the protein MSNEVRLSKRLSWLLRHGAVQEGIPLRSDGFASVNSILEHPKFSRDFNLKILQEIAKKDQKNRYTLKQNIDGSWEIRANQGHSLDNVIGSHCFQRIYSCDEVDIAVHGTYYRYWERILLEGLRTMKRTYVHFAVYDDNHKYNEKNNAVSGFRSDCELLIYLDVRKAMDHGGMEIYRSANNVILCAGINGCISKDYFQKVVDRRTKKILSF; encoded by the coding sequence ATGTCCAACGAAGTTCGATTAAGTAAACGGCTCTCTTGGCTGTTGCGCCATGGAGCTGTGCAGGAAGGAATTCCCTTACGTTCAGACGGATTTGCGTCTGTCAACTCCATTTTGGAACATCCAAAATTTTCTCGagactttaatttaaaaatactgcAAGAGATTGCAAAAAAGGACCAGAAGAACCGCTATACGCTGAAACAAAATATCGACGGCTCTTGGGAGATACGTGCTAACCAAGGTCACTCATTGGACAATGTAATAGGATCGCATTGTTTTCAGCGCATTTACAGCTGCGATGAAGTTGATATAGCAGTACATGGCACATACTACCGTTATTGGGAACGAATACTCTTAGAAGGACTTCGCACTATGAAACGTACATATGTGCACTTTGCCGTGTACGACGACAACCACAAATATAATGAAAAGAATAATGCAGTAAGTGGTTTTCGTAGTGATTGCGAGCTGCTGATATATTTAGATGTCCGAAAAGCTATGGATCATGGCGGAATGGAAATTTATCGCTCCGCAAACAATGTTATATTATGTGCGGGAATTAATGGGTGCATATCTAAGGActactttcaaaaagttgtagacCGACGCACTAAGAAAATATTGTCGTTTTAG
- the LOC126763514 gene encoding terminal uridylyltransferase 7-like → MTDEVQLSKRLLWVLRHGAVKEGIPIRFDGFVPVTAILNHPKFARDFNFRKLQEIVKKDQEKRLALRHNKNGFWEIRANDGHSMVNVARSHPFQPYYSVNSINKAIYGAYLQFERMFMEEFNAMVRPHANFKTYGYNRNYYEENNAINPPIKTATLGPVNTVNSNGNKVKTKKIDFKCTICSKKFSKDKDCMKHERWEHDIKRSRKSLSDKVEDIIAYIESDEQQLLQKESLNALQNCEPGQELSSIFKQHKMNDETLSSVYKSIEACLKNVLRPLKGVELHPFGSIASGLALKDSDIDLYIELLDNTQTTGNSTRQAFNRINIILQRSNDFNEVIPIRQARVPIIKCKHTPTGFRLDINLSCSRGVHNTKFVRDLLQFDNRIHELITFLKIWAKQLQLIGRGNMSSHCLITLVLFYLQQPQSNQPAVLPAVKDLQENVPDNLIMGVNYAYQLQEKTSQIPQEWTTSKLIEGFFKFYRCFEFEKMLISPYLGKAIPLDKFKKGLFKFPAYDAQQCDVAAVSNEPVQPIPLADRCVCVQDAFVLSHNVGKAISRLHLEYFRKCLNLACDVYEDVDISTDAQRYEALLYGIFERVAQSVNIKFAFPR, encoded by the exons ATGACGGACGAAGTGCAATTAAGTAAACGACTCTTGTGGGTGTTGCGTCATGGAGCTGTGAAGGAAGGAATTCCCATACGTTTCGATGGCTTTGTGCCAGTGACCGCCATTCTGAACCACCCAAAATTTGCTCGAGATTTCAATTTTAGAAAACTTCAAGAGATTGTAAAGAAAGATCAAGAGAAACGCTTAGCGCTGAGGCATAATAAAAATGGCTTTTGGGAGATACGTGCTAACGATGGTCACTCAATGGTCAATGTAGCAAGATCGCATCCTTTCCAACCCTATTACAGCGTCAATTCAATTAATAAAGCAATATACGGCGCATACCTACAATTTGAACGAATGTTCATGGAAGAATTTAATGCTATGGTACGTCCACATGCGAATTTCAAGACGTATGGTTACAACCGCAATTATTATGAGGAGAATAATGCG ATCAATCCACCGATTAAAACAGCTACCCTCGGACCCGTAAATACCGTGAATTCTAACGGAAACAAagtcaaaactaaaaaaatagatttcaaATGCACCATATGCTCCAAAAAATTCAGCAAGGACAAAGACTGTATGAAACATGAGCGTTGGGAACATGACATTAAAAGATCAAGAAAGAGCTTAAGCGACAAAGTTGAGGATATCATTGCCTATATAGAATCGGACGAACAACAATTATTGCAAAAGGAGTCACTAAATGCTCTACAGAACTGTGAACCAGGGCAAGAGCTTAGcagtatttttaaacaacacaaAATGAATGACGAGACCTTAAGTTCGGTTTACAAGAGCATCGAAGCTTGTCTGAAGAATGTACTACGGCCGTTAAAAGGGGTAGAACTACATCCTTTCGGGTCCATTGCAAGTGGTTTAGCTTTAAAGG ACAGTGACATCGATTTGTATATTGAGCTTCTCGACAACACCCAAACCACCGGGAATTCCACAAGACAAGCATTTAATCgcatcaatattattttacaacGTAGCAACGACTTCAATGAAGTTATTCCGATTCGACAAGCTCGTGTGCCGATTATAAAATGTAAGCACACCCCCACTGGGTTCAGGTTGGACATAAATCTATCATGTTCCAGAGGTGTACACAATACCAAATTCGTGCGAGACCTGCTGCAATTCGACAACAGAATTCATGAGTTAATTACCTTCCTCAAAATATGGGCTAAGCAGTTACAATTAATTGGTCGAGGGAATATGAGCAGCCACTGCCTTATTACActggtattattttatttacaacaacCACAATCGAATCAACCGGCTGTGCTGCCAGCAGTTAAAGATCTCCAAGAGAATGTTCCTGATAATTTGATAATGGGTGTGAATTACGCATATCAACTTCAAGAAAAAACATCTCAGATACCACAGGAATGGACCACATCAAAACTAATTGAAGGCTTTTTCAAGTTTTATCGCTGCTTTGAATTCGAAAAAATGCTTATATCACCATATTTGGGAAAAGCGATACCCCTTGATAAGTTTAAAAAAGGTCTCTTCAAGTTTCCAGCTTATGATGCTCAGCAGTGTGATGTGGCCGCCGTGAGTAACGAACCTGTACAGCCGATTCCG cTGGCTGATCGTTGTGTTTGTGTACAGGATGCGTTTGTTCTAAGCCATAATGTTGGCAAAGCGATATCTCGACTCCATTtggaatattttcgaaaatgccTAAACCTTGCTTGTGATGTATACGAAGATGTAGATATTTCAACAGATGCTCAACGATACGAGGCACTACTTTATGGCATTTTTGAACGGGTGGCTCAATCGGTGAATATAAAGTTCGCTTTCCCAAGATAA
- the LOC126763509 gene encoding terminal uridylyltransferase Tailor-like, translating to MSNSPTKTAITESINTNSNDNNDATKKSDFKCTLCPQKFNNIQECLKHELLQHDIKRTKRPQKTLRTKVNAILANNRTDEQQSLKKELLNALHNCEPGQELRSIFKHHRMNDGNLILVYERIEACLEKELQPLRGLRVHPFGSVATGLALRDSDIDLYIEHANGFQTTVNLTHRTFNRINNILQRSNCFSEVIPIRQARVPIIKCKHNPTGFSLDINLSCPSSVSNSKFVRDLLQFDNRIHELITFLKIWAKQLQLIGRGNMTSYCLITLVLFYLQQPQSNQPAVLPSVKDLQANIPDNLIMGVNYAYQLQERISPLPRELTTSRLIEGFYKFYSSFEFENFLISPFLGIAIPLIEFKKGLFSFPAYNNQLRAVAIVNNEPLQPIQVDRCVCIQDAFALSHNVGKSISQLNLEYFRKCLNLACDVYEDVDSSTDAQRYEALLYRIIDRLAQSVNINVPFSSQKADKPSPTDASNNSTGTVRSNNNPNKLSYSLTPSRSELRTIVALNEEDNSMTIYKLWAKYYLEAITEIITEIFCLDMQSATPTQYDKQQRLDEYTGSHTWLLSGSVDQWSGRMHQRCHNKTFMELQLEQTKKFTSERRQNAAFAVQLNAILTVNILNNSTAMEVVVTPRVTKGHALMKNDPLRKFFASFRASMQNFNLKEKLNTNASHKSIE from the exons ATGAGTAATTCACCGACTAAAACAGCTATCACCGAATCCATTAATACAAATTCTAATGATAACAATGATGCCACTAAAAAATCAGATTTTAAATGTACCCTATGTCctcaaaaattcaataatatccAAGAATGTTTGAAGCACGAACTTTTGCAGCATGATATTAAAAGAACAAAACGACCTCAAAAGACATTACGCACCAAAGTCAACGCAATCCTTGCAAATAACAGGACAGATGAACAACAATCACTAAAAAAAGAATTACTAAATGCTCTTCATAACTGTGAACCAGGACAGGAGCTTCGCAGTATTTTTAAACATCACAGAATGAATGACGGAAACTTAATTTTGGTTTATGAACGCATCGAAGCTTGTCTAGAGAAGGAACTACAGCCGTTAAGAGGGCTAAGAGTACATCCTTTCGGGTCTGTTGCAACTGGCTTAGCTTTGAGAG ACAGTGACATCGATTTGTATATTGAGCATGCCAATGGTTTTCAAACAACAGTGAATTTAACTCACCGGACATTTAATCGtatcaataatattttacaacGTAGCAACTGCTTCAGTGAAGTTATTCCGATTCGACAAGCCCGTGTACCGATCATCAAATGTAAGCACAATCCCACTGGATTCAGTTTGGACATAAATTTATCTTGCCCCAGTAGTGTGAGCAACTCGAAATTCGTGCGAGACCTGCTGCAATTCGACAACAGAATTCATGAGTTAATTACGTTCCTTAAAATATGGGCTAAGCAGTTACAATTAATTGGTCGAGGGAATATGACCAGCTATTGCCTTATTACActggtattattttatttgcaacaaCCACAATCGAATCAACCGGCAGTGCTGCCATCAGTTAAGGATCTCCAAGCGAATATTCCCGATAATTTGATAATGGGTGTGAATTATGCGTACCAACTTCAAGAAAGAATATCTCCTTTACCACGAGAATTGACAACTTCAAGACTAATTGAAGGCTTTTACAAGTTTTATAGCAGCTTTGAGTTTGAAAATTTCCTTATCTCACCATTTTTGGGGATAGCAATACCACTTATTGAGTTTAAAAAGGGTCTATTCAGTTTTCCAGCCTATAATAATCAGTTGCGTGCTGTGGCCATCGTGAATAACGAACCTTTACAACCGATTCAG gTTGATCGTTGTGTTTGTATACAAGATGCTTTTGCTCTAAGCCATAATGTTGGCAAGTCTATATCTCAACTAAATTTGGAGTATTTTCGAAAATGCCTAAACCTTGCTTGTGATGTATACGAAGATGTAGATAGTTCAACAGATGCTCAACGATATGAGGCACTACTTTATAGAATTATTGATCGTTTGGCTCAATCAGTAAATATAAACGTCCCTTTCTCAAGCCAAAAAGCAGACAAACCTTCGCCAACAGATGCTTCCAATAATAGTACCGGCACCGTACGCAGTAACAATAACCCTAACAAATTGAGTTATAGTCTCACACCTTCGCGTTCGGAATTACGAACAATCGTAGCGCTCAATGAAGAAGATAATTCGATGACCATATACAAATTATGGGCTAAGTATTATTTAGAAGCCATTACCGAAATCATTACAGAAATCTTTTGCTTGGACATGCAGTCTGCCACACCCACCCAATATGACAAACAACAGCGGTTGGATGAATATACTGGCTCTCATACTTGGCTATTGAGTGGCTCAGTTGATCAGTGGTCGGGTCGTATGCATCAGCGTTGCCATAATAAAACGTTTATGGAACTGCAGTTGGagcaaaccaaaaaatttacttcGGAAAGACGACAAAACGCCGCATTTGCTGTACAATTAAATGCCATATTAACTGTAAACATATTAAACAATTCCACTGCCATGGAAGTGGTAGTGACACCGCGAGTCACAAAGGGCCACGCCCTAATGAAGAATGATCCTCTGAGGAAGTTCTTCGCCAGTTTTAGGGCGAGCATGCAAAACTTTAACCTAAAGGAAAAACTTAACACGAATGCATCACATAAATCTATTGAATGA